The following are from one region of the Rhizobacter sp. AJA081-3 genome:
- a CDS encoding ABC transporter permease, with the protein MQSAALTPATGLRRGVPHALQAMRAIVLREVLKFSQQTGRLVSALVRPLLWLAVFAAGFRNVFGVAIVEPYDTYIPYDVYIAPGLIGMVLLFNGMQSSLAMVYDREMGLMRLLLTAPLPRSWLLFCKLCATALLSVLQALAFVIVALLLGTDLPVFEWSVLHALVALLAGALMLGALGLLLSVHIKQLENFAGTMNFVIFPMYFMSTALYPLWKLQESGAEWVYQLARFNPFTHAVEWIRFALYGKDPGLAPWVVLGCLAVFFGLACWGYDPQRGFGGLTKRGGGS; encoded by the coding sequence ATGCAAAGCGCCGCGCTGACCCCCGCCACCGGGCTGCGCCGCGGCGTACCGCATGCGCTGCAGGCGATGCGCGCGATCGTGCTGCGCGAGGTGCTGAAGTTCTCCCAGCAGACCGGCAGGCTCGTTTCGGCACTGGTGCGGCCGCTGCTGTGGCTGGCAGTGTTTGCCGCGGGCTTTCGCAACGTGTTCGGCGTGGCCATCGTCGAGCCCTACGACACCTACATCCCCTACGACGTCTACATCGCGCCGGGCCTGATCGGCATGGTGCTGCTGTTCAACGGCATGCAGTCGTCGCTGGCCATGGTCTACGACCGCGAGATGGGCCTGATGCGGCTGCTGCTCACCGCGCCGCTGCCGCGCTCGTGGCTGCTGTTCTGCAAGCTGTGCGCGACGGCGCTGCTGTCGGTGCTGCAGGCGCTGGCCTTCGTGATCGTGGCGCTGCTGCTGGGCACCGATCTGCCGGTGTTCGAGTGGAGCGTGCTTCACGCGCTCGTGGCGCTGCTCGCCGGCGCGCTGATGCTCGGCGCGCTCGGCCTGCTGCTGTCGGTGCACATCAAGCAACTCGAGAACTTCGCCGGCACGATGAACTTCGTCATCTTCCCGATGTACTTCATGTCGACCGCGCTGTACCCGCTGTGGAAGCTGCAGGAATCGGGCGCCGAGTGGGTCTATCAGCTGGCCCGCTTCAACCCGTTCACGCATGCGGTCGAATGGATCCGCTTCGCCCTGTATGGCAAGGACCCGGGGCTGGCGCCGTGGGTGGTGCTCGGCTGCCTGGCGGTGTTCTTCGGCCTG
- a CDS encoding branched-chain amino acid ABC transporter substrate-binding protein, with amino-acid sequence MRVPALALALALATAPAVAATLKATLLVPADDTRLERSRAERAYLGHPTGPAGDGVQMALEEGQFELDAAQAGVAVTTQAAASLDAARAAALAAEKAGAAVLLVDLPTDWLLAVVDAVKLPVLNLADPADRLRAQDCRARLFHLMPSERMRADALAQTLVSRKWTQLLLLVGPSPADQLRAATVQASMKRYGLKAVASKPFKMSADPRERDLANPLLLTAGANYDAVWVVDSDGEFARSLPYRTVLPRPVVGDAGLVAVAWHAQFERFGAPQVSRRFAKATRRPMTAHDWSAWMAGKALVGAAVAAPKGPNAAWAQALARTPVDGSKGTAMTFRAWDGQLRQTLLLTDGQGVISQAPIEGLLHPSNVLDTLGADAPEKLCKAPR; translated from the coding sequence ATGAGAGTTCCCGCCCTGGCGCTGGCCTTGGCATTGGCCACGGCTCCCGCGGTCGCCGCCACCCTGAAGGCGACGCTGCTGGTCCCGGCGGACGACACGCGGCTGGAGCGCTCGCGCGCCGAACGCGCCTATCTCGGCCACCCGACCGGCCCCGCCGGCGATGGCGTGCAGATGGCCCTCGAGGAAGGCCAGTTCGAGCTCGACGCGGCGCAAGCCGGTGTCGCGGTGACGACGCAGGCAGCCGCCTCGCTCGATGCGGCGCGAGCGGCCGCATTGGCTGCCGAGAAGGCCGGTGCCGCCGTGCTGCTCGTCGACCTGCCGACCGACTGGCTGCTGGCCGTCGTCGATGCGGTCAAGCTGCCGGTGCTCAATCTCGCCGATCCGGCAGACCGGCTGCGCGCGCAGGATTGCCGCGCCAGGCTCTTTCATCTGATGCCCAGCGAGCGCATGCGCGCCGATGCACTCGCCCAGACCCTGGTGTCGCGCAAATGGACCCAGTTGCTCCTGCTGGTCGGCCCGAGCCCTGCAGACCAGTTGCGGGCGGCCACCGTGCAGGCCTCGATGAAGCGCTATGGCCTGAAGGCGGTGGCGAGCAAGCCTTTCAAGATGTCGGCGGATCCACGCGAGCGCGACCTCGCCAACCCGCTGCTGCTGACCGCCGGCGCGAACTACGACGCCGTCTGGGTGGTCGACAGCGACGGCGAATTTGCCCGCTCGCTGCCCTACCGCACCGTGCTGCCGCGGCCGGTGGTCGGTGACGCCGGCCTTGTCGCCGTGGCCTGGCATGCGCAGTTCGAGCGCTTCGGCGCGCCGCAGGTCTCGCGCCGCTTTGCCAAGGCCACCCGGCGGCCGATGACGGCGCACGACTGGTCGGCCTGGATGGCCGGCAAGGCGCTGGTGGGTGCCGCCGTGGCGGCGCCCAAGGGCCCGAACGCCGCCTGGGCTCAGGCGCTGGCCAGGACCCCGGTCGACGGCTCCAAGGGCACGGCGATGACTTTCCGCGCGTGGGACGGCCAGCTGCGCCAGACCTTGCTGCTCACCGACGGACAGGGCGTCATTTCGCAGGCGCCGATCGAAGGCCTGCTGCACCCGAGCAACGTGCTCGACACCCTGGGCGCCGATGCGCCGGAGAAACTATGCAAAGCGCCGCGCTGA
- a CDS encoding PQQ-dependent catabolism-associated beta-propeller protein, translated as MLTTARPLIALTLALAATAAAAQGTAYVSSEKDDALTLIDTKTLAVKGTIPTCKRGRHIQRMPDGNLMVACTDSNAADIIDPATGKSVRRVPLGDEPEAFDLSPDGKTIYVSNEDEGEASFIDAASGKQLQAVKVGKEPEGVKLSADGKTLYVTSEVASLVHVIDVATAKVVKNIKVGKRPRRMAITPDGKELWVTNELDASVSIVSTADHSVLGSIKFAVKGARAEDISPVGITMTRDGKRAFVSLGKANHVAFVDVPGRKVTDLVLVGKRAWNVTLDKAEARLWVVNGLSDDVTVVDVAAAKAIKSIPVGRVPYGLVVVE; from the coding sequence ATGCTGACCACTGCCCGCCCGCTGATCGCGCTGACGCTCGCCCTGGCCGCCACGGCTGCCGCCGCCCAGGGCACCGCCTATGTCAGCAGCGAGAAGGACGACGCACTGACGCTGATCGACACCAAGACGCTGGCGGTGAAGGGCACCATCCCGACCTGCAAGCGTGGCCGCCACATCCAGCGCATGCCCGATGGCAATCTGATGGTCGCCTGCACGGATTCGAACGCCGCCGACATCATCGACCCGGCCACCGGCAAGTCGGTGCGGCGCGTGCCGCTGGGCGACGAGCCGGAGGCCTTCGACCTGTCGCCGGACGGCAAGACGATCTACGTGTCGAACGAGGACGAAGGCGAGGCGAGCTTCATCGACGCGGCCAGCGGCAAGCAGCTGCAGGCCGTCAAGGTGGGCAAGGAGCCCGAGGGCGTGAAGCTCAGCGCCGACGGCAAGACGCTGTACGTCACCTCCGAGGTGGCCAGCCTGGTTCACGTGATCGACGTGGCCACCGCCAAGGTGGTGAAGAACATCAAGGTCGGCAAGCGCCCGCGGCGCATGGCGATCACGCCCGACGGCAAGGAGCTGTGGGTCACCAACGAGCTGGATGCGAGCGTGAGCATTGTCTCCACCGCTGACCACAGCGTGCTCGGCAGCATCAAGTTCGCCGTCAAGGGGGCGCGTGCCGAGGACATCTCTCCGGTGGGCATCACCATGACGCGCGACGGCAAGCGCGCCTTCGTGTCGCTGGGCAAGGCCAACCACGTGGCCTTTGTCGACGTGCCGGGGCGCAAGGTCACCGACCTGGTGCTGGTGGGCAAGCGGGCCTGGAACGTCACGCTCGACAAGGCCGAGGCGCGCCTGTGGGTCGTCAATGGCCTGAGCGACGATGTCACTGTCGTCGACGTGGCGGCCGCCAAGGCGATCAAGAGCATTCCCGTCGGACGCGTTCCCTACGGCCTGGTGGTGGTGGAATGA
- a CDS encoding ABC transporter ATP-binding protein, whose product MTIDPSAAVLRTTGLTKRYGKHAALDKLTLALAPGSFVALLGPNGAGKSTLFQVLTGLFAADEGDVEVAGHSLRHAGAGALRHIGVVFQQISLDLDLSIRRNLMFQADLHGLPGALARERIEAGCKRFGLDGQLERKVRELSGGNRRKVELVRATLHQPSVLLMDEATVGLDPKSRQDLLAALHADVRERGVCVLWATHWVEETEGADRVLVLHKGRLLADGSPAEVTAALGESTLEAGFIARTH is encoded by the coding sequence ATGACCATTGACCCTTCCGCCGCCGTGCTGCGCACGACGGGCCTGACCAAGCGATACGGCAAGCATGCCGCCCTCGACAAGCTGACCCTGGCGCTGGCGCCGGGCAGCTTCGTGGCGCTGCTCGGGCCCAACGGCGCGGGCAAATCGACCTTGTTCCAGGTGCTCACCGGGCTGTTCGCCGCCGACGAGGGCGATGTCGAGGTGGCGGGGCATTCGCTGCGGCATGCCGGCGCCGGCGCGCTGCGCCACATCGGCGTGGTGTTCCAGCAGATCTCGCTCGACCTGGACCTGAGCATCCGCCGCAACCTGATGTTCCAGGCCGACCTGCATGGTCTTCCGGGCGCGCTGGCGCGCGAGCGCATCGAAGCGGGCTGCAAGCGCTTCGGGCTGGACGGCCAGCTCGAGCGCAAGGTGCGCGAGCTTTCCGGCGGCAACCGCAGAAAGGTGGAACTGGTTCGCGCCACCCTGCACCAACCCAGCGTGCTGCTGATGGACGAAGCCACCGTCGGGCTCGACCCGAAATCGCGTCAGGACCTGCTGGCGGCGCTGCATGCCGACGTCCGGGAGCGCGGCGTGTGCGTGCTGTGGGCCACGCACTGGGTCGAGGAGACCGAAGGCGCCGACCGCGTGCTGGTGCTGCACAAGGGCCGTCTGCTGGCCGATGGCAGCCCAGCCGAGGTGACGGCAGCGCTCGGCGAATCGACGCTCGAGGCGGGCTTCATCGCCCGCACCCACTGA
- a CDS encoding methanol/ethanol family PQQ-dependent dehydrogenase produces the protein MRISGQSRSHAWSALGLAVLALPGLALANADVEKNIANSKNWAMQAGDMFNQRYSKLNQITTGNVGKMQVAWTFSTGVLRGHEGSPLVVDGKMYLHSPFPNKVFAIDLDTNKILWKYEPKQDPAVIPQMCCDTVNRGLAYAEGKVILQQADSNLIALDAKSGKLIWSVKNGDPKLGAVNTNAPHVFKDKVITGISGGEWGVRGFIAAYNLSDGKLAWKGYSVGPDAEMLIDPAKTTTWTDGAVKPVGPDSSLKTWKGDQWKIGGGTTWGWYSYDKALNAMFYGTGNPSTWNPAQRPGDNKWSMSIWSRDVDTGKVNWVYQMTPFDEWDFDGINEMILADINVKGKPTKALVHFDRNGFGYTLDRTNGALLVAEKYDPKVNWATHVDMKTGRPQVVSKYSTAQNGPDVNTKGICPAALGSKDQQPASFDPNTKLFYVPTNHVCMDYEPFKVEYTAGQPYVGATLSMFPAPGSHGGMGNYITWDAGTGKIVQSKAEKFSVWSGSLNTAGGLSCYGTLEGYLKCVDAKDINKELFKFKTPSGIIGNVFTYEHKGKQFIGVFSGIGGWAGIGMAAGLEKDTDGLGAVGGYKELNQYTELGGSLTVFALPN, from the coding sequence ATGCGAATTTCAGGGCAATCCCGCAGCCATGCCTGGTCGGCATTGGGTTTGGCGGTTCTTGCACTTCCGGGCTTGGCGCTGGCCAACGCGGACGTGGAAAAGAACATCGCCAACTCCAAGAACTGGGCGATGCAGGCTGGCGACATGTTCAACCAGCGCTACAGCAAGCTGAACCAGATCACCACGGGCAACGTGGGCAAGATGCAGGTCGCGTGGACCTTCTCCACCGGCGTGCTACGCGGACACGAAGGCTCGCCGCTGGTCGTGGACGGCAAGATGTACCTGCACTCGCCGTTCCCGAACAAGGTGTTCGCGATCGACCTGGACACCAACAAGATCCTGTGGAAGTACGAGCCGAAGCAAGACCCGGCCGTGATTCCGCAGATGTGCTGCGACACGGTCAACCGCGGTCTGGCCTATGCCGAAGGCAAGGTCATCCTGCAGCAGGCCGACTCCAACCTGATCGCGCTGGACGCCAAGAGCGGCAAGCTGATCTGGTCGGTGAAGAACGGCGACCCGAAGCTGGGCGCCGTCAACACCAACGCGCCGCACGTGTTCAAGGACAAGGTCATCACCGGCATTTCCGGTGGCGAGTGGGGTGTGCGCGGCTTCATCGCCGCCTACAACCTGTCCGACGGCAAGCTGGCCTGGAAGGGCTACAGCGTCGGCCCCGACGCCGAGATGCTGATCGACCCGGCCAAGACCACCACCTGGACGGACGGCGCGGTCAAGCCCGTCGGCCCGGATTCTTCGCTGAAGACCTGGAAGGGTGACCAGTGGAAGATCGGCGGCGGCACGACCTGGGGCTGGTACAGCTACGACAAGGCGCTCAACGCCATGTTCTACGGCACCGGCAACCCGTCGACCTGGAACCCGGCGCAGCGCCCCGGCGACAACAAGTGGTCCATGTCCATCTGGTCGCGTGACGTCGACACCGGCAAGGTCAACTGGGTCTACCAGATGACGCCGTTCGACGAGTGGGACTTCGACGGCATCAACGAGATGATCCTGGCGGACATCAACGTCAAGGGCAAGCCGACCAAGGCGCTGGTGCACTTCGACCGCAACGGCTTCGGCTACACCCTGGACCGTACCAACGGTGCCCTGCTGGTGGCCGAGAAGTACGACCCGAAGGTGAACTGGGCCACGCACGTGGACATGAAGACCGGCCGTCCGCAGGTCGTGTCCAAGTACTCCACCGCGCAGAACGGTCCGGACGTCAACACGAAGGGCATCTGCCCGGCGGCGTTGGGCTCCAAGGACCAGCAGCCGGCGTCGTTCGACCCGAACACCAAGCTCTTCTACGTGCCGACGAACCACGTCTGCATGGACTACGAGCCGTTCAAGGTCGAGTACACCGCAGGCCAGCCGTACGTGGGCGCCACGCTGTCGATGTTCCCGGCTCCGGGAAGCCACGGCGGCATGGGCAACTACATCACCTGGGATGCGGGCACGGGCAAGATCGTGCAGAGCAAGGCGGAGAAGTTCTCGGTGTGGAGCGGCTCGCTCAACACCGCGGGCGGCCTGTCGTGCTACGGCACGCTCGAGGGTTACCTGAAGTGCGTCGATGCGAAAGACATCAACAAGGAACTTTTCAAGTTCAAGACGCCCTCAGGGATCATCGGCAACGTGTTCACGTATGAGCACAAGGGCAAGCAGTTCATCGGCGTGTTCTCGGGCATTGGCGGCTGGGCCGGCATCGGCATGGCAGCGGGCCTCGAGAAGGACACCGACGGCCTGGGCGCGGTGGGTGGTTACAAGGAACTGAACCAGTACACCGAACTGGGCGGTTCGCTGACCGTGTTCGCATTGCCGAACTGA
- a CDS encoding cytochrome c — protein MFRKTLLALSLLAAGSAFAQSQLYTVVDGYKVDENTMKGFRTWRAAACDRCHGANQEGMVGPSLVNSLKTMTKDEFVKTVRDGRLEKGMQSFGTSQQVMDNMDHLYAYLKGRSDGAITRSKVEPIAK, from the coding sequence ATGTTTCGGAAAACTCTGCTGGCCCTGTCCCTTCTCGCCGCTGGTTCCGCTTTCGCCCAGTCGCAGCTCTATACCGTGGTCGACGGCTACAAGGTTGACGAGAACACGATGAAGGGCTTCCGCACCTGGCGTGCCGCGGCCTGCGACCGCTGCCACGGCGCCAACCAGGAAGGCATGGTCGGCCCGTCCCTCGTCAACAGCCTGAAGACGATGACGAAGGATGAGTTCGTGAAGACCGTGCGCGACGGCCGGCTTGAAAAAGGCATGCAGAGCTTCGGCACCAGCCAGCAGGTGATGGACAACATGGACCACCTCTATGCGTACCTGAAGGGCCGCTCCGACGGTGCCATCACACGCTCCAAGGTCGAGCCGATCGCCAAATGA
- a CDS encoding substrate-binding domain-containing protein: MTLIRIAALSAAMAWGLPAAAQDAPPKREALRVCQDPNNLPFSNTSAQGIENRIADVFGKALGLPVTYYSFPQRLAFIRNTLRYKLPGQDYPCDIVMGVPAGYDQVSVTKPYYRSTYALVFAQGKGMDQVRSGQDFLKLDRAMLTKLRIGLYDRSPASDWLSKHGLVDSGVPYQIMNADPNQYPGEIIEKDLAAGKIDAAIVWGPIAGYFAKRVTSPALTVVPLRSEPGVKFDYEMAMGVRYGEREWKQQVEGLLESRKAEIGAILKEFGVPIVDESYAAQKP; this comes from the coding sequence ATGACCCTGATTCGCATCGCGGCGCTGAGCGCCGCCATGGCATGGGGCCTGCCCGCCGCAGCCCAGGACGCCCCGCCCAAGCGCGAGGCCCTGCGTGTGTGCCAGGACCCGAACAACCTGCCGTTCTCGAACACGAGCGCGCAAGGCATCGAGAACCGCATCGCCGACGTGTTCGGCAAGGCCCTGGGCCTGCCGGTCACTTACTACTCATTTCCGCAGCGGCTGGCTTTCATCCGCAACACGCTGCGCTACAAGCTGCCGGGGCAGGACTATCCCTGCGACATCGTGATGGGCGTGCCCGCGGGCTATGACCAGGTGTCGGTGACCAAGCCCTACTACCGCTCCACCTATGCGCTGGTGTTCGCGCAGGGCAAGGGCATGGACCAGGTGCGCTCCGGCCAGGATTTCCTCAAGCTCGATCGCGCGATGCTGACCAAGCTGCGTATCGGCCTGTACGACCGATCACCCGCCTCCGACTGGCTGTCCAAGCACGGCCTGGTCGACAGCGGCGTGCCTTACCAGATCATGAACGCCGACCCGAACCAGTACCCGGGCGAGATCATCGAGAAGGACCTCGCTGCCGGCAAGATCGACGCCGCTATCGTGTGGGGTCCGATCGCCGGTTACTTCGCCAAGCGCGTCACCTCGCCCGCGCTGACGGTGGTGCCGCTGCGCTCCGAGCCGGGCGTGAAGTTCGACTACGAAATGGCCATGGGCGTGCGCTACGGCGAGCGCGAGTGGAAGCAGCAGGTCGAAGGCCTGCTCGAGTCCCGCAAGGCCGAGATCGGCGCCATCCTCAAGGAATTCGGCGTTCCCATCGTCGACGAGAGCTACGCCGCGCAGAAACCCTGA
- a CDS encoding serine protease, translating to MKCLLSLFLLPALAVPPQMAHAALDQAAYVSLAASVLRVEAPRPRGGYAFGSAVAIAPDKVVTNCHVTREAQQIHVLRAGLRWPVQWQASDLRRDLCLLQVPGLQAQPVTLGHAATLAIGQQVTALGYTGGLGIQNSAGEVVQLHRHDGAQVIQSTNWFSSGASGGGLFDDDGRLVGILTFRLRGGESHYYAAPAEWVAQMLDETQRGSFRKVMPLDSQPLPYWQTGTSAQPRFLRAAVLVQNDRWSELEALASEWSRADPGDAEAWYLLGTALARQDRLPEARLALECSLSLEPARAAARERLADVATRGAAATPVPKPCPTDRP from the coding sequence ATGAAGTGCCTGCTGTCCCTGTTCCTGCTGCCGGCGCTGGCCGTGCCGCCGCAGATGGCGCATGCTGCGCTGGACCAGGCAGCGTACGTGAGCCTGGCCGCCAGCGTGCTGCGCGTGGAAGCGCCCCGACCGCGCGGCGGCTACGCCTTCGGCTCGGCCGTGGCCATTGCCCCCGACAAGGTGGTGACCAACTGCCATGTCACGCGTGAGGCGCAGCAGATCCACGTGCTGCGTGCCGGCCTGCGCTGGCCGGTGCAGTGGCAGGCGAGCGATCTCAGGCGCGACTTGTGCCTGTTGCAGGTGCCCGGCCTGCAGGCCCAGCCGGTGACATTGGGCCACGCCGCCACGCTGGCCATCGGCCAGCAGGTCACGGCGCTGGGCTACACCGGCGGGCTGGGCATCCAGAACAGCGCCGGTGAGGTCGTGCAACTGCATCGCCACGACGGCGCTCAGGTGATCCAGAGCACCAACTGGTTCAGCTCGGGCGCCAGCGGGGGCGGCCTGTTCGATGACGACGGCCGGCTCGTGGGCATCCTGACCTTCCGGCTGCGCGGCGGCGAGTCGCACTACTACGCCGCGCCGGCGGAGTGGGTCGCGCAGATGCTCGACGAGACGCAGCGCGGCAGCTTCCGCAAGGTGATGCCGCTGGACAGCCAGCCGCTGCCCTATTGGCAGACAGGCACTTCGGCGCAGCCACGCTTCCTCAGGGCGGCCGTGCTGGTGCAGAACGACCGCTGGAGCGAACTGGAAGCGCTGGCTTCGGAATGGTCGCGCGCCGACCCCGGCGACGCCGAAGCCTGGTACCTGCTCGGCACGGCGCTGGCCCGTCAAGACCGCCTGCCGGAGGCACGCCTCGCCCTCGAATGCTCGCTCAGCCTGGAACCCGCACGTGCCGCAGCCCGCGAGCGGCTTGCCGACGTGGCGACGCGCGGCGCGGCGGCCACCCCTGTCCCGAAACCCTGCCCCACCGATCGGCCTTGA
- a CDS encoding quinoprotein dehydrogenase-associated SoxYZ-like carrier, protein MNHLARLFALLLLVAAGLSQARNLQPTDDPDASPVWQKVRASLFEGRSIAPAPADMLVLEAPSRAIDAAVVPIAIRSRWPQGAGRYISKLYLIIDANPSPISAIFQFAPESGRAEIETRVRVDAYSHVRAIAETSDGQLFGVTRFVKASGGCSAPAGSDAQAAAASLGQMRFRVEGDLKGRTPVLAQLMIDHPNHSGLAMDQYSRQFTPAHYVRKVDVTYDGKPVFSADVDFSISENPNFRFWFQPQGNGELRATVVDSRELRFVAAQALRDTPK, encoded by the coding sequence ATGAACCACCTCGCACGCCTGTTCGCCCTGCTGCTGCTCGTCGCTGCGGGTCTGTCCCAGGCCCGCAACCTGCAGCCCACCGACGACCCCGACGCCAGCCCGGTGTGGCAGAAGGTGCGAGCGAGCCTGTTCGAGGGCCGCAGCATCGCGCCGGCACCAGCCGACATGCTGGTGCTGGAGGCACCTTCGCGCGCCATCGATGCCGCGGTCGTGCCGATCGCCATCCGCTCGCGCTGGCCGCAGGGCGCGGGCCGCTACATCAGCAAGCTCTACCTGATCATCGACGCCAACCCGTCGCCCATCTCGGCGATCTTCCAGTTCGCGCCGGAGAGCGGCCGAGCCGAAATCGAGACCCGTGTGCGTGTCGACGCCTACTCGCACGTGCGCGCCATCGCCGAGACCAGCGATGGCCAGCTCTTCGGCGTGACACGCTTCGTAAAGGCCTCCGGCGGCTGCTCCGCACCGGCCGGCAGCGACGCGCAGGCGGCGGCGGCCTCGCTCGGCCAGATGCGCTTTCGCGTCGAGGGCGACCTGAAGGGCCGCACGCCGGTGCTCGCCCAGCTGATGATCGACCACCCCAACCATTCCGGCCTGGCGATGGACCAGTACTCGCGCCAGTTCACCCCGGCGCACTACGTGCGCAAGGTCGACGTGACCTACGACGGCAAGCCGGTGTTCAGCGCCGATGTGGACTTCTCGATCAGCGAGAACCCGAACTTCCGCTTCTGGTTCCAGCCGCAGGGCAACGGCGAGCTGCGCGCCACCGTGGTCGACTCGCGCGAGCTGCGCTTCGTCGCCGCACAGGCACTGCGCGACACGCCGAAATGA
- a CDS encoding beta-propeller fold lactonase family protein: MIRRILAISLWLAGGAASAAPFAYITNQGSHDVSVIDLAQQKVVATVPVGRSPAGVVASSRAGRVFVSNPDSRTISVIDMRTQRLVDTLPAGTGPVGIDASPDGTLLFVADWYRNRLLLIDATQPGAAATEIAVGKAPAGVAVSADGRTVYVAERDDDSVAAIDVATRAIRTRVRVGTHPFALLIDEPRQRLYALNVLSDDVSVVDLRAMKLAATVKVGRAPYGAALAHGGRLLYVTNQHADTVSVIDTETLAVRRTLDGFGYPEGVAAHGDSVYVVNWMDDNVSVLDAESGRSLARIDTGKNSRGFGAFIGAPAAP, encoded by the coding sequence ATGATCCGTCGGATCCTGGCGATCTCGCTGTGGCTGGCCGGCGGCGCAGCTTCGGCGGCGCCGTTCGCCTACATCACCAACCAGGGCAGCCACGATGTCTCGGTGATCGACCTGGCTCAGCAGAAGGTGGTGGCCACCGTGCCGGTGGGCCGCTCGCCGGCTGGCGTGGTGGCGTCCAGCCGTGCCGGCCGCGTGTTCGTCTCCAACCCCGACAGCCGGACGATCTCGGTGATCGACATGCGCACGCAGCGCCTGGTCGACACGCTGCCGGCCGGCACGGGACCGGTGGGCATCGATGCCTCGCCCGACGGCACGCTGTTGTTCGTCGCCGACTGGTACCGCAACCGCCTGCTGCTGATCGATGCCACGCAGCCCGGCGCCGCGGCCACGGAGATCGCGGTGGGCAAGGCACCGGCCGGTGTCGCCGTGTCGGCCGACGGCCGCACGGTGTACGTGGCCGAACGCGACGACGACAGCGTGGCGGCGATCGATGTCGCCACGCGGGCGATCCGCACGCGTGTGCGCGTCGGCACGCACCCCTTCGCGCTGCTGATCGACGAGCCGCGCCAGCGCCTGTACGCGCTGAACGTGCTCAGCGACGACGTCTCGGTGGTCGACCTGCGTGCGATGAAGCTCGCGGCCACGGTGAAGGTCGGCCGCGCGCCCTACGGCGCGGCGCTGGCCCACGGCGGCCGGCTGCTCTACGTGACCAACCAGCACGCCGACACGGTGAGCGTCATCGACACCGAGACACTCGCCGTGCGGCGCACGCTCGACGGCTTCGGCTACCCCGAGGGCGTGGCCGCGCACGGCGACAGCGTCTACGTCGTCAACTGGATGGACGACAACGTCAGCGTGCTCGACGCGGAGAGCGGCCGTTCGCTGGCGCGCATCGACACCGGCAAGAACAGCCGCGGTTTCGGCGCCTTCATCGGCGCGCCCGCCGCGCCATGA
- a CDS encoding SRPBCC family protein codes for MQMRAFRWLTALALLTGLTGMSGPAAAHGPTRQKVVETIAIDAPADKVWAIIANFDALKNWHPAVAESPASKANEEGSVRELKLKGGGALTETLESHDAAKMKYSYRAKDGGALPVTNYTSTITVKAEGKGSVVEWRGAFYRGFPNNDPPPDKNDEAAVAAVTGVYKSGLANLKSMAEAK; via the coding sequence ATGCAAATGCGCGCCTTCCGATGGCTGACCGCCCTCGCCCTGCTGACCGGCTTGACCGGCATGAGCGGCCCTGCCGCGGCCCATGGCCCGACGCGGCAGAAGGTGGTCGAGACGATTGCCATCGACGCGCCGGCCGACAAGGTGTGGGCGATCATCGCCAACTTCGATGCGCTGAAGAACTGGCACCCGGCCGTGGCCGAGAGCCCGGCCAGCAAGGCCAACGAAGAAGGCTCGGTGCGCGAGCTCAAGCTCAAGGGCGGCGGCGCGCTGACCGAGACGCTGGAGAGCCACGACGCGGCGAAGATGAAGTACAGCTACCGCGCCAAGGACGGCGGCGCCCTGCCGGTCACGAACTACACCTCGACGATCACCGTGAAGGCCGAAGGCAAGGGCTCGGTGGTGGAGTGGCGTGGCGCTTTCTACCGCGGCTTTCCGAACAACGATCCGCCGCCCGACAAGAACGACGAAGCCGCCGTGGCCGCGGTCACCGGCGTCTACAAGTCGGGACTGGCCAACCTGAAGTCGATGGCCGAGGCCAAGTAG